The window tggtgaggcactggcacaggttgcccagagaagctgtggctgccccatccctgcagtgttcaaggccaggacatggcttggagcaacctggtctagtggaaggtgtccctgcccatggcaggggcttggaactgaatgagctttacggacccttccaaccaaaaccattctgtgattctatgattgctgTAAGGCTCACATTTGCCATCAGAGCATCAGATCCTGCAGCAATTCTTCAGAGGGGGCAGTAGGACAGAAACAAGACCTCTCTGTGCCCAAGACAGGCTGTGCCCAGGCTGCACCATCCTCTTGCCTGTAACGGCAGAGATGGAGCTCAGGAGCCTCTGAAGCCTCTCATTCCATCTCCTGGGAATAACCAGGAGAGACCTTCTCATCACTCTCACAGGCTGAAGACTAGTGTTAGCATCCTCTCCTCGCAGAGTGAGAGGGATGCCAGTGCAGGcttgggagcagccctggctcaTGCAAATCCAGAGTGCCAGTGCTGTGAAAAAATGGGAGGATGTGAGCTCTTAAATGGGAAGAATAGCAGGAACGAGCCGGACTGCAGAGTACAAATAATATGTATTTACAGCAGGTCACAGTGTGCTTTGGAAGACACAAAGTGCCAAGTTTTCAAGTCTGCTGAAGTGGTACAGCGTGACTTGAAGCTGGTGGAGGGTGTCCCAGGAAAATTTCCACTGGGAATCTCTCTGGTGCTGACCCTACTGCATCCTGAAGCCCTGGTCTCCCTGGTGTGAGGAAAGGGCCTTTCTGGGTGTAAGGGATGAAGGCAGAGAGGGGTGTCTGAACAAATGGCATGTTGTTCGGTGCCATGAGGCCGAGGAGAAAGCCCTACCAGCCTGTGGCATTTTTCAACATTTGATAAAAGAGACTCACCCTaggaaaaagcacaaagcatGCCCGGTGCTTTGTGTATTTCCTGACACCCAAGGCATTTAATAAGGATTTGGGAGCATTTCAAACGTATGGGAGTGTCACTGGGAAAAGGCAGTAAAGGGTGTTTGGCTGGAggtttttcctgtgctgctttcccattTGCACTTTAAAACTGCACTGgaattttgaaaaacaatggAATTTTGGGGGATGGGGAGGTGAAAAGATGAGGATAATCTGTGCCTCTGAGACTTTCTGAAAGATGCTGGTGGGGTGTGAGGGAGAAGAGATGGTGCTGAGCCGGAGCTGGAGCATtcccagcaggcagggctgtgctccgAGCCGGCACCGCTGAGCGGAGCTGTTGGAAGTGTCGCTGatggagctgttgcagctcCAAAAAGACAGGGCTGCACAAGCAGATTAAACCCTCCAGAAATAGAGTAACTGCCCGTCTGTTTATGCACTGAGGGTACCAAAGCCTtgcctggggctgtgggagAGTATGCCTGCTCTAGCAAGTGCAAACTCTCCCTTTGGATTACTCTGTTCCTGCTCTTTGTATTTGTTCCTTGAATAAAGCAGGATTTCTGAAGGGAAATCCTATGCGCAATGTGAGTATGACTGCCTGTATGTTGAACACTTATATTCTATATATGAagataaaatgcatttattgcCATAAGGAATCTCATTTGGGCTTGTTGCAGTAACAGCTCAGGGGACCCAAAAACTGCTTTATGTCTAAACTAAAGTGGTTGAGGTCTTCTCTGTGTGCCCAGTTAATGTATCAGTCTCTTTGAGACAAACATTAGTGTGTATCACCATGAATTTTAAAGGAGTTTTGCCCCAGTAAGGGCTGAATTTGACCATGCAGCACACAGAAGATAGGACCTGTAAAAGGTGCCTGGACACCTCATTTCCTAGCTGTCCCTTCCCAGAGATTGATCCTTCTTCAGGGTAACTCTTTTACCAGTATCATCATACACATCCCAGTTCTGCTTTTTGGGTTGCCTTTTTTGTGTTGAAACCTGCACCAGGGACACGAATGATGGAGGGTGTGAgcattgctctgctctgggtATGGTCCAGCCCACACACCAATGTGCTCTCCCTGCAGAATCTCAGCAGGTTCCCCTGCTATGAAAATCAGAGGCAATAAACATGTATcaactgtttttatttaaaatactcctGAAATCAGTTCTGCCAAAGGCAGTAAATAACATGGAGCCACTGGGAATCTTTTATTGCTCATCCAAACTAGCAATACTTCATTCTGCAATATGTTGAGTGGAGGAAGGGATTTACTTCTGTGCCTGTAACTAATGATAAAGTCAATACTGTCATCAACAAAGCTGATGTATGTCCCTTTTTCTATCATCCCTTTCTCCCTCACTTCCTTGTTTTTCAAGCACAGCATCCTTTAAAAAGCCCTGTACACCCTGGGATTTTACCTGTCTAACCCACCTTAGGAACTCCTGACTTTTAGGGAGAGCTTGTCTACAGTGAGTCCACAGGGACCATCATTTACAGACATTTTAAGTGCTTGATGCAGTGGGAGCCTGCTCTAACAGGTATTTAGGGCTGTGTGTTGGGACCTCAATGGGAAAAAGGTTGATGCTGTCTCTCAGCACCTGCCTCTTGCaaagctttctctctcttctgtttctggtGCCCTTAAGAAAAATCCCACCTGGTGAAATCAGATGGGAGCAGGATTAATATGAAAAATTCCTAGTAGTTCCCAACTGCgcctggaaaaagcaaagatgaaaagCACTTGGGTCAATATAACAGGGAGTGAGGCAACCTGTTGGCCTCGCATCTTGGGCACTGTGGGACCCTCAGCTCAAAGTCCAGGCAGTTTTAATAGATGAGGTCTTTGGGTGACATTTTCCTGCAAGATTTTAAGTAAATGCCTTTTGGTAACATTTGAGATCAGGCGTCTCTTGGTTTCCatgattcttttcctttttaagccacagacacacacatacaaaatacattaaaacgAGCCAAGCTTAGCTAAAAGGTCGGCTAgttcagaaacaaacagcaggGATTTAGGTTGGAAGCTTTGGTGCACAAGAAGAGAGTGATGAATCTCCAGCTCCGCTTTTACTTGAAGGGGAATATGGATTAAAACCTTCCAGGGAGCAGAAGTAAGGCAAGAAGAGATCCTTTTGTCATTCATTTCATTATCCCACATGAGGAAAGAGCCTTCACACATCCTCAGGCCACACACCAGCAATGGGGGGGTAAAGAGGTGCTGGATAGATGTGCTGCGTGGTGAGGCAGAACTGGGATTGATGTTGTCCTTTGACAGGATAAACCTTTACCTATTCCCAGGCCAGGGTTTGCAGGGAGTGGACCAGCAGTAGGTGTCCAGCTCTGTAAATGTGATGTGAGGACAGAAGGTAGAACCTGCCCGAgtaaaaagctttctaaaaagagaggagaggttGGCCGCTTTCCTTATGGAGAGAGACAAGACTTCCTTTTACTTTCTCCTTTACAAGAAGTGACCCACACTTCTGCATGGGGCTGTATCCTTCTGTGAGGCTGCATCCCAGAAGATGAGCTCTTTGCTCAAACCTGTTCtataaaaaacagaacagagcagatCTATCTGCCTGTGACAGTGAGGATGCTTCACGTGTGGCTGAGACAGACTTGCCAAGGAATTACTGGAATTTATTAATTAGCTCATAGAAACATGCTGCTGAGGGCTTTACAGATGGGAGCACCCAGCCCTTTTGCTGAGTGGTGGTACCCTTCCAGTGCACTTTTAGGAAAGAAGAGGTTTGGTTGGTACAAATTGCACCAGCCTGTGAAGTGTTGATTGTAAATCAACAGCCACATTATTTCCAGGTACGTGGTATTTCAGTGTGTAATTAGAATTATACTATATCTCTTGATATTCCTTGCCAGTACTTGGCATAGAGGGAAAGTGGAGGAGGCAGCACGTGGAGCActcaggaagagctgctgggacagagcagagggatgcaAAACTCTCCTTGTTTAGCAGTGTGTTTGTGCATTGCCTGTGTGCAGAAGCATGAGGCAACAGAATCCAAAACAGAGCATGTGTAGAGATAGCTATTGATATGAATGTGCACATCCACACTGTAAAATCAGACCAGCAGATGGGTATCTTGCTTGTGGGGATAGCAGTTGCTTTCTACAAGGCCAAAATTAAGTTACAGGACCAGAAAGGGACAATAACTCTTCATTATAAACAAAAATCCCACAGGAAATAACTTGCTGCCTCTGTAGGAGAAGTGCTTTAGTCCAGGAGCATGGGCTTGTGCTTGGAACATGGAGCCACAAGCTCCCCCCAGTTTGGATGTTAGGAATGGGGACACTGGGCAATGCCTCCCAGCTGAGTATCTCATTCAGACATCAGTATGACCCACCACTTCTTTCATCTTCTACTTTCCTTCTTCAGGACAAATATTCTCGATCCATCCCCAGAACCTATCCAAGGACCAGGAACAATGGGTGAGACCAGCTGACAACACCAACCCTGATAAACTTCTCTCAGCTAATAGAAATTTCataacagctttttaaatgaaaggaacATTGGTGTTAAGGGATTATTAGTCATTCTTTAAACCAGTGTGGGATGAGTACCGGAAAACATTTATCTCTGAACTTGTAggaaaaatatgacaaaatatATCAGATTTTGGATAGTTTTCCATGATGATCCTACTGGATGGATTTAAGAGGAGGGAAGTTTGGAGGAATACTGACTTGGTGGAAAGTTCACTATTTGCACACAGACATGATTTGATTGACTGCAGGATTAGACATCTTGCATCAAATAGACCTCAGTCAGTCAGCAGGACCTCGGTGAACAGAGAGCCTACTGCCTGCTGGGGACCAGGTACTTAACATCTGCTGACGAATGGGACAAATTATGGCTGTCTTTGGATAAATGAGTGATTTCCTGAATGCTATTTTCCTACACCTCCTCTGTGCATTTGTAAAGATTTTATCAGGAAGACAAATGAGCGGAGGAACAGCTCGTTGGAGCTGCACAGGGCACTAGCTCTGTGTCCCAGGCCTGAAAGGGCAACCCCACCACAGAGTGCTCGTCCTTGGGGGGGTCCTTTCCTGGAGAGGATCCCCTTGTCACGTTGAGCATCCCCATGGCACCTCTGCAGCCCCTGCAACTGGTCCTCAGAGATGACTCCTCATCCCCAAATCTGAGGGTATAGGAATAAGGGAAAAGCCACCGATGGGGACCAAAGCAAGGCAGCtcactgctgtcactgctgtgcCATGGCACTGAGGGTGCCCTGGGTAGATCAGGACAGAAGTAgttatttttagctgttttttcccctcctttaaatgcatttctgctagcagcagctgcaggtgaGTGGGTATTTAGGGACTAGGAGGACATATGGATGTCCAAGAGTGATGGAGCATCCCTGgtgcttctcctcttcctggGGAAGGGAGTATCTGTGCTTGGACCCCCCACCAGCCCCGTTACCAGCCCTCAGCCATGCCTCTGAGTCTATTCGTGCGGGTGATGGACACCCCGATCTCCACTTTAGGGTCCGAGCTGGGGCTGCAAAACCCACCTCGGCTGCGAGGAGGGGTCCGAGCCGAGAGACCCCCGGGGCCGGGGGATGCCAGTGCCCGCGGGGTGTGCGCGGTCGGCGGCGGTGCTGCGGCTCCCGGTACGGCTGTGCGAAGCAAGCGGGGGGCGGTGTGATTgggtgtgagtgtgtgtgtgtttttaggggtggtggtggtggtgggagtgTTTGTGTGTGGATGCGTGCAGGGAGGCTCCTGCGCTTCCAGGGCACATCTGTGCGCCGGGAACTGCAGAGAGGACTGAGCCGGAGCTGCTCCGGgcggggaaggggagggggctGATGGTGGTGGTGCGGGGTGTGTGTCTCGCACACGCACACGCGCGGCAGCCCGGGACCGCAGGCGCCTCCTCCCCGCCGCATTAAAACGAGCCAAGTTTCCACGCCGCGGGCAGCGGTACCTCGGAGCGCGGCGCCGGGTCGGGTCCGGTGCTGCAGCCCCGCTGGGACCGGCCCGGCCCCGGGATGCACCTGAACGCCACGGCCCCTCCGGCCGTGACCGGCGGCCCCCTCCACCTGCACCCCATCGGCTATGCCAATGCCTCCAACCGCTCCGACCTGCTCCCCAAAGTGCCCGACGAGGAGGACCTGGACGTTAACACCGACATCTACTCCAAAGTGATGGTGACCGTCATCTATTTGGCTCTTTTCCTGGTGGGCACCGTGGGTAACTCTATCACGGCGTACACGCTGGTGCGCAAGAAGTCGCTGCAGAACCTGCAGAGCACCGTGCACTACCACCTGGCCAGCCTCGCCTTCTCCGAcctcctcatcttccttctctgcatgcCCATCGAGCTCTACAACTTCATCTGGGTCCATCACCCCTGGGCTTTTGGGGGGGCCGTCTGCAAGGGCTACTACTTCCTCCGGGACGCCTGCACCTACGCCACGGCCCTCAACATCGCCAGCCTCAGCGTGGAGCGCTACATGGCCATCTGCCACCCCTTCAAAGCCAAGAGCATCATGTCCCGCAGCCGCACTAAGAAGTTCATCAGCTGCATCTGGATCGCCTCCTTCCTCCTCGCTATCCCCATGATCTTCACCATGGGAGAGATCTATGGCAAGGACCAGAATCCCGACTCCATCATCTGCACCACCATCGTGGACGCCTCCACGCTGAAGACGGTCATCCAGGTGAGGGTCCGGGGTCCCCCTCTAGCAGCGAGGCCGGGCAGTCGCCTTCCTCCCGGGCTCGAATGGCCAAACTTTACGGGGACGGGCGGGCCAGGAGGGGGAGGCCTGGAAAGGGTGGACCGGCTCGGGAATAAGGTGTCCCGGGCAGCCCCGACGGGACGGACGAGCGCAGGGCACGGACAGGAAGGATTTGGGGCGGGGGGTGTGGGGATTTCGGCTGCGTCTGCTCCTACACTCCCTCCGGCCTCACAGCTTTAGGCTGAGACCCTGCACCGGGGTCAATCCTGCCCCGCGGTTAATCCGGCCTCGGGCTGATGCAGCCCCCCCGGAGCCCGGTGAAGCCGGGCCCCACTGCCGTGCGGCTGCTATCTCGAAGCGAGGATACTCGGGTCCTCCCCAAACGTGGCAGCTCATAGCCAGAAAAATCCATAAATCCCCACCCTTTCTCTGCATCTTCTtcatctcctttccttctgctgggAAGGGGCCAGCAAGATCGAGGGCAATAAAACCatcttcccccttctcccagtTTCTTGGGTTGAGCCCATTTCCTCTGAGTAGCAACAGATCCGAATTTCAGAAAGTTTTGGGAACAAGGTGTAGCATAGGCATCCGAAAAGGAATTACATCTCCAAAGCCAGAGGCTGGTATTTTTGCTGGGTTTAGGGAAATCCAGAGCTGGCTTAACTAGCAGAGCCCCCcctgacttcagcaaggctttgcTGGTCTCCATGCACTACTCCATCTAACACACTTATGCATGGAAAGGGTTTCAGCATCAACACTTGCTGCGCTTCAGTGCTCTGAGGGGTTGAGGCATTTGTTTATTGGAGCATTAGGCTTGAAAAATGCAAGAGACATGgaaggagagagacagaaagagcaaaacacCAACCTCCACAGTCACTTTGCTGCCAGGCTGGCATGTGATAGCTTCTCAATCTTTTATCTTGAACATGAATTTCAGCTGGGTTTAATCAGTGGCCAGTTAGAATTTAAAGCTGCAGGTGCACTAAAGCCTTTAAGATGTTCCCAGAGTTTATGAGGCggtctttaaggtctcttccaaccctaagtattctatgattctatcattaaAGGGGGGGAACTTAAATGGAAACTAATCAGAACCTTTTCTCCCACTAAAAAGCAGTTGAGAGCACACAGGTTTAGATTTAAGCCCAGAGCCTATGGATGTGTTTAGAAATGCCTCTCCAAGTTTCTCCCCGTACTGCTCCCATAAACCAAAATCCAGCCCCCACAGAAGCCCTGGATTCCCTCTGTGTCTTGTCTTGATACCAAACTTTCATTTTGAGATGATGGGGGCTTTATTTCTGCTGTAGGTGCTTTGTAGATGTTGTCAGTGGCAGCCCAGTTGTACTTAACCCAAATTCTGAGGAGACATGAGCTATCTGATTTGAGAACAATGTGGCTGAAATGCATTATTTCCAATCATCTTCCTCTCAGATTAAACTGATGTTCATTGCTACTATGGTAGGGCTAAAACCAAAGGATTATTTCTTAGCCATGTCTTTGGAGATTACAGTTTAAGAAATTCTTAACATATTTTATAGTCTGGCTATTATTCAGGCTATATACCTTATCCTGTTAGCCACATAGGCAGACGTGAATACACAGTATGTGAAGTTCACCTGTGGGTTTTTCCtcatatattttgttttttgattATTATTTCCCTGGTGAATGAattcaaaagtaaaaagaaagaggcagctgttggggaagaaaaaaagccaaaccctcGCCTACAGTTCCTTCTCAGGGGATCTGGCTACAGAAGTAGATTTGCTAAGATAGGAAGGTTGTTTAATGGCTTCACTCCGTTCCTCTGCgtgcagggaagcagcacaCAATGTGATGCAGGGCCCTGGGCTGGGGAAGGCTCCACGGTGAAtaagcaaagcagctgcaagATAGGTTTGAAGTGTGTTAATGGAAAGCACTGTGCAGGGTGCGAGCGGGCGTTCTCACGTCGGAAGCTGTGCAGGGGCTTAGAGAAGGGCAAATAATGGAagagctgtgaaggaaaggtcAGCGGCAGCATGGAAGGGACATGCAGAGGGCTCACCGGTTGGGAATCTGGAGCCCTGGTCTCTCACAGTGGATTCAAGATGGTTTAGAGCAGGTCTTTGCATCTCTTCGtgttcattttctgcctttagATTAAGCAGAGCAATAATGCACTTGCTCGAGCTGGCAAATCACTTGTAATAAATCACTCAACATATTTCACTCCTCTTCCTGTTTGGCAAACTGTCTAAAGCAAAttcggatttttttttttttttttttttttttttggaagccATTAGTTCTCTAAGAGGTTTTATTTGTTGACTGATTGAAAGCCAGCCCCAGAACAGAGCAATTGTAACCATTTATAGCCTCAGAGCCCAGTGTGAGCTATGGTTCTGCTGGGATCATCGCAGGAAAATGCTCCTCCCTGGACTGGAACAAGCTTTCTGGGATGAATATTTGAGAGTATTCATTTAACATCTCtgattttgaaacatttaatcTGTATTTGCTTTGAATATTTAAGTTCTAATGAGCATTCCTGAGTGAAACTAGACTGTGTGTGAACAACCAGATTTCCctataataagaaaaaaagtaactgttCAAACAACACTTGACATATGTGATTCTTGCCCATATTACTTAACTTGCACCACTTAACCTCCACAACACCTCTAAGAAGTAATTACTGATATTGAAGCAATtacaggttgctcagagaggcaCATTGTGATAAGCAATAGGTGGGATGTTCTGTATGGTGTCACTGTGCGTCACTGAGGTTCGTACATCCGGGCATGACACATCTCGCTTCATGCCATCAAGCCCTGTGTGACCTCTGATACTTAATTCTTTAAAGCAGTATCATTTCCCAGCTTTATCACTATCCTTGAAACTGCTTAAAGCAGCCTGTGAGTCTGGTTTATTATATATTCTTAATCGCCAACTCGCCTGTTACTTCTGTCAGTCGGGGATGTCTGGTTTGAATATTGGCATCCGCGTGGGATCTGGTAGCAGGAATAAGTCCATTATAGCCACATTATTTAGGTCTAGTTAACACTTTGACTGGCAGGCATCCTCTAGAACACTCTGCAGCCAATTTTAGTTTGGCGGTTTTTTTTCCACGCAAATTAAACACCTCTTCAAGCCATCCCCATACAAgtaaatttatgttttcatgcCACTTCAGCTGGAGGAGGTTTTAAAGCTGTTCATTGTGACAGCAAGAGATAAGAGAGCTCCAAGGCAGCATGAGATGTTTCCCATGTTCACTTGCAGGCCAGTACCTGTGGGTTTGGCTACTTCCCAGCCTTGCTGTTGGCTCTAGGGCCAGGTCCCCTGACCCTGCAGCCTGCCAAGTGTTCCATCCCACCACGTGCAGCATCACACACTCTCAGCCCTGTTTTCCGAAAGCTCTGCATTTTAATGGCCAGATGGCTCTGCAAGTCAATTTTCCTTTGTTGCTTCTTTCTTACCTTCATACCCCCTTTTCTGGAGAGGTCCTTAGTGGACCtggggaaagaggggaagtCGAAAGAAATATCTGGTACACCATCAGTACCATCACAGAATCGGGCAACATCTTGACCTAAAATCCCAGGATTTTAACTGAGCCTGGATTAGGCACACAGGTGAGGGGAGCCTGGGTGTGGGCAACTCTTAGGCACCCCATAAttgaaaggagagagaggaatgTCTTTTCCCACCGGCATGGCACAGTCAGCACTTGGATGGCTCTGCTGCAAGATGTCCCCTAAGTTATGGCAACTGCTTGAGTAGGTAGCGCCTGACACATGctaatgttttatttgcatggACATCTGGTGTGAACCCATTTATTAAAACACATGGCAGCAGGCCCTGAGCCTCTATAAACTGTCACAGCTCCATCAGCTCCAAGTTGCTCATTTGACAGGGCAACTTCTTGGGAAGTGCATTGGGAAATTCTCTAGATCTCAAACAGGTTTGGGTGGGCAGCTCTTCTGCTGTGGTTCTACTCTGCATCAGCCAACCCATGTGTGGCTGCAgccccccatccctctgcatGTTTAATATGTTTTATGAAGTCTGCTCATAGTTCAGGTGATTTGTAGAGTAAATAACTCTGCACATGAAACAACTGCTTGCCCAAGGAGGTCcccttctttgtttcttcctatGTTTCTTCTTGTGGTGCCTTTGAAGGAATATCCAAAGAGCCCCAGGactgaaggggaaggaaggaccAGGCATTGGAGCTGGTGCAGCTTGGCCTCTCGGCATCCATTAACCAAGTTTTCTATGCACTCTTCCAAGGACATATATTCAATTCCCATTTGTCTGAGAGGCCCACAAAG is drawn from Strigops habroptila isolate Jane chromosome 13, bStrHab1.2.pri, whole genome shotgun sequence and contains these coding sequences:
- the NTSR1 gene encoding neurotensin receptor type 1, whose protein sequence is MHLNATAPPAVTGGPLHLHPIGYANASNRSDLLPKVPDEEDLDVNTDIYSKVMVTVIYLALFLVGTVGNSITAYTLVRKKSLQNLQSTVHYHLASLAFSDLLIFLLCMPIELYNFIWVHHPWAFGGAVCKGYYFLRDACTYATALNIASLSVERYMAICHPFKAKSIMSRSRTKKFISCIWIASFLLAIPMIFTMGEIYGKDQNPDSIICTTIVDASTLKTVIQANTFISFVFPMVVISVLNTIIANQLMVMFKQAAQENQVCTIGGQQTMLSMSMEPNRVQALKHGVRVLRAVVIAFVVCWLPYHIRRLMFCYVPSSHWTDSLFNFYHYFYMLTNVLFYISSAINPILYNLVSANFRQIFLSTLTLLCLPWRKKKKRLAFTRKSNSISSNHTFSSQVTRETTY